The following proteins are co-located in the Plasmodium brasilianum strain Bolivian I chromosome 11, whole genome shotgun sequence genome:
- a CDS encoding hypothetical protein (conserved Plasmodium protein), translating into MDTLIKINDKLFIDLNNYHEKVDDTEDLNIFETNHGESVRDKKNDAGFSYKMEIKKQVDIFTDLVKEKNINYDISRKFKDNNLDIIKTIKAINNSYIKNEEFHFTRLMMLICLKNYIFEFVNKYLKNLIRNYEEDKYKKEIKNFNSLIHSKDNVELDKHTWNNGGKNKEETENAECTQTNFLVITFLSKSIIENYTLLENLEKTSKHLKEEEWTYLKEKILLLIKNSCIINDKGSDNFTTFVKMINKDMYKSFKRYKSIIEMKKFNICLYFIDIFFSIFLIDYPYKWHNVLGNIFDTFKFISFIKNNDFRNVLNTDYNSTIYYIMDLSGHNDSVNEIKYEENSEKKDNYSMVIQFQNFYSLMFLMNKMLKKYIPRTHKSNYYSVIYHNYFISYINNSNKNLLQIEDYSDLKIPCENLLLGFEDIIKIFFPFFNRLLYSLLKFNNNIYIIFITKKIVKFLYKTLVCHFISLPEGVLDNELEILFTNIMEIIDINLHEYVNNLYFVNVNINTNELYNNERSISVSKITEESSYENLSKFIHNKRNHLDKLFLIYILKSKKWCLKILNLFLYRSINYEEMNDTWKMILKHFENKYIIFLEKISVLILKITINTTCTDEERMNYNKLFWYIKYIIDYTDYLKFSDKCLSLSVNYLCMIISLDNLRAFVKQNILSEIFLRCLFFHINSSSHIECIDNFFTSSAGQKESLLFDNLKFERYIICFEKIPLFRKYLLDYYDDTKSKNILKKYVNYIIFLFCELLEKYFYDIIFDLDKNVKDHLRTCLVIQNEYMHLLYPEMFLKKELDFSNEEIEICGYKNVNFLINSEVCMRTENYKIHIKNIIDYISKIIQNHMKENKIEYNFDFTSFYMSNCDTFNSLLFIIKNLPLYKYSQDELIFKDLYSVQNEHNLNYSCLIMNDISLYKYFSLFMFLTYYKYLFIKKVLENIINQKVLLDNMNDSYRRRIDKEDLTTDHYIEEYYKNKCSYISYFNNDANEISQFESITDDFKIKDKSFFLNYMLVNLLHPYSNNLKRVVMWMLKEYINMTRFSDNVLQFFFYISFINLFYFEKHLKFRSFDTLVNLMYKYGIPREIFYNDYREIFIFLFFQLLILFIKNESTSCDNIFYWDNININLSENYEKIYLLKCLREDNIDCNYYSDVRSKICKNYLYNQVNCFTDFFINDVLYNNFHFYMEKMEESNLNQFLNFISMFYQNEINNNIILFINLLNESLLDVTSSPLLGNDKGYSFLRTLKFFSFFLEHYKNASSTQDVLIIKILQNDSFIVYFKHIIRRVKNNELNEEILNEIYYILYIFTKNSLFNYKIFWFYFLYSLAHISNDLNIFHLREINKIEKIPNIPMYVMQFFSNVIKRDVFYVFFSLAEEKTFRINNSNISLIEILRKISLLLICLSDENINEQNFCNNSTIHICGLYLYNSLLSYLFSLLTKNKILFTHLFWSKLRKAYNIIQDDQTELSDIDDTGSNYSFKKFDEAKSGDRNFNTKEFIFKDTEFLFESIGEADIDAGMEEDLDVDVGEGAYVEMEEEDKQMSLQGYVYRNSSSSSKNAKRFSRDSAFEKSELYDTLNEISADKNEIIKNEVLFYRHIKNYFLNKKKNMTRRKRKLSHNYNSSNNNMHNHRLDAMDNDKEKKIVKLLNTIYFNIFLLKDKKEEHIRKLLKTLKCVNNNLLLNSSENEYNVYTMLLMIQKKRYIYQSFSMYLFLDIQDFFTILVDEHIFTSIIDEWLNDIFYIYQNSDDLKYFILAYCNILIYLCMYKQKREMVSLRSKVHTNNNNNERKSNNNNNNNNDDDDNYGADYGDREKGFCFLKGEINSINNLDKIIRDIDMEYFNEYAIEQLGERLHKIINAIVNVVLMLPIPYKDNVKVFNKNVLRRLAPICGEGDNIEHNNLLKFNSENSMNDRRSSNFKEIHFNDLLQNIEFMHVNNYEQKFYERKHNSLEHFYNNVVHINKSDDLKLYDKNISVNYYFQNNMNDDFVNRLISECNCEHFQIFIYVRKAFSLLTQEIISNENLINIIGCSDKYYNFINIIRLDI; encoded by the exons ATGGAtactttaattaaaataaacgacaaattatttattgatttaaataattaccACGAAAAGGTAGACGATACAGAAgatttaaacatttttgaaACTAACCATGGAGAAAGTGTAagggataaaaaaaatgatgcaGGATTTAGctataaaatggaaataaaaaaacaagtaGATATCTTTACTGATTTagtaaaagagaaaaatataaattatgatattTCTAGAAAATTCAAAGATAATAACTTGGATATCATTAAGACGATTAAAGCTATTAATAATTcctatattaaaaatgaagaatttcATTTTACAAGATTAATGATGCTAATATgtttaaagaattatatttttgaatttgtaaataaatatttgaaaaatctTATAAGGAATTATGAAGAGGATAAATAcaagaaagaaataaaaaattttaatagttTAATACATAGTAAAGATAACGTTGAGTTAGACAAACACACATGGAACAACGGGGGAAAGAACAAAGAAGAAACAGAAAATGCAGAATGCACTCAAACAAATTTTCTAGTCATTACATTCTTAAGTAAAAGTATTATCGAAAATTATACGTTACtagaaaatttagaaaagaCTTCAAAACATCTTAAAGAAGAAGAATGgacatatttaaaagaaaaaattttgttgctaattaaaaattcctgtataataaatgataaaggAAGTGATAATTTTACTACTTTTGTAAAGATGATTAATAAGGATATGTATAAAtcttttaaaagatataaaagtataattgaaatgaaaaaattcaatatatgcttatattttattgatattttttttagtatatttttgaTTGATTATCCTTACAAATGGCATAATGTATTaggaaatatatttgataCCTTTAAGtttatttcctttattaaaaataatgatttcAGGAATGTGTTAAATACTGATTACAATTcaactatatattatattatggaTTTAAGTGGTCATAACGATTCagttaatgaaataaaatatgaggAAAACAGTGAAAAGAAGGATAACTACAGTATGGTGATACAATTTCAAAATTTCTATTctttaatgtttttaatgaataaaatgttaaaaaagtaCATTCCTAGAACTCATAAATCTAACTATTATTCTgttatatatcataattactttatttcttatataaataatagcaataaaaatttattacaaataGAAGATTACAGTGATTTAAAAATACCTTGTGAAAATTTGTTATTAGGATTTGaggatataataaaaatatttttccccttttttaacagattattatattctctgttaaaatttaataacaatatatatattatattcataacaaaaaaaattgtaaaatttttatataagacTTTGGTGTgtcattttatttcattgcCAGAAGGAGTGCTAGATAATGAActtgaaatattatttactaaTATAATGGAAATAATAGATATAAATTTGCATGAATacgtaaataatttatattttgtaaatgtaaatataaatacaaatgaaCTGTATAACAATGAAAGGTCTATATCTGTTTCTAAAATAACTGAAGAATCTtcttatgaaaatttaagtaaatttatccataataaaagaaatcaTTTGGACAAgttatttttgatatatatattgaagtCAAAAAAGTGGtgcttaaaaattttaaatttatttttatatagatCCATTAATTATGAGGAAATGAATGATACTTGGAAAATGATTCTTAAgcattttgaaaataaatatattatatttttagagAAAATTTCAGTTTTAATACTAAAAATAACTATAAACACTACATGTACGGATGAAGAAAGAATGAATTATAACAAACTGTTTTGGTATATTAAGTACATAATAGATTATACTGATTATTTGAAGTTTTCTGATAAATGCTTGTCCCTTTCAGTGAATTACCTGTGTATGATAATTTCTCTGGACAATTTACGAGCATTTGTCAAACAAAATATTCTGAGTGAGATTTTTTTACgttgtcttttttttcatattaacaGCAGCTCTCATATAGAATGCATTGAT aaTTTTTTCACGAGCAGCGCAGGACAGAAAGAGAGTCTATTAtttgataatttaaaatttgagagatatattatttgttttgaAAAGATACCATTGTTCCGTAAATATTTACTTGATTATTACGACGATACAAAATCAAAGAATATTCTAAAGAAATACGTgaattacataatttttttattttgtgaaTTGTtagagaaatatttttatgatataatatttgaTTTAGATAAGAATGTAAAAGATCATTTAAGAACATGCTTAGTTATTCAAAATGAGTATATGCATTTGTTATATCCtgaaatgtttttaaaaaaagaattagaCTTTTCGAAtgaagaaatagaaatatgtggttataaaaatgttaactTCTTAATTAATTCAGAAGTTTGCATGAGAACggagaattataaaattcatataaagaatataattgACTACATCTCAAAAATAATACAGAATCATATGAAAgagaataaaatagaatataattttgattTTACTAGTTTTTATATGTCAAATTGTGATACATTTAATagtttgttatttattattaagaatttaccattatacaaatattctCAGGATGagttaatatttaaagatTTATATAGTGTACAAAATGagcataatttaaattatagttGTCTTATTATGAATGATAtaagtttatataaatatttttctttgtttatgtttttaacctattataaatatttatttatcaaaaaagttttggaaaatataataaatcaaAAGGTATTATTAGATAACATGAATGATTCTTATAGGAGACGTATAGATAAAGAAGATTTAACTACTGATCATTATATTGaggaatattataaaaataaatgcagttatatatcttattttaataacGATGCTAATGAAATATCCCAATTTGAAAGTATTACTGatgattttaaaataaaggacaagtctttttttcttaattatatGTTAGTAAATTTGTTGCACCCTTATTCAAATAACTTAAAGAGAGTCGTGATGTGGATGTTaaaggaatatattaatatgacACGATTTAGTGATAAtgtattacaattttttttttatattagttttataaacttattttattttgaaaaacatttaaaatttaggTCCTTTGACACTTTAGTTAatttaatgtataaatatggaaTTCCAAgggaaatattttataacgaCTATAGagaaatattcatatttttattttttcaattattaattttgtttataaaaaatgagtcGACTTCATGTGATAATATATTCTACTgggataatataaatataaatctaagtgaaaattatgaaaaaatatatcttttaaaatgtttaaggGAAGACAATATTgattgtaattattatagtGATGTTAGAtctaaaatttgtaaaaattatttgtataacCAAGTAAATTGTTTCACggacttttttattaatgatgtgttatataacaattttcatttttacatgGAGAAAATGGAAGAAAGTAATTTAAACCAgtttttgaattttatttctatgtTTTATCAGAAtgaaattaacaataatattattttatttattaacttGCTAAATGAATCCCTACTAGATGTAACGTCTTCTCCCTTATTAGGAAATGACAAAGGGTATTCATTTTTGAgaacattaaaatttttttccttttttttggaacattataaaaatgctAGTAGTACTCAAGAtgtgttaataataaaaatattgcaaaatGATAGTTTTATAGTttattttaaacatataataagaagagtaaaaaataatgaactgaatgaagaaatattaaatgaaatatattatatattatacatatttacaaaaaattcgttatttaattataaaattttctggttttattttctttattcctTAGCACATATTTCGAACgatttgaatatatttcaCTTAAGggagataaataaaatagaaaaaataccTAATATCCCTATGTATGTAATGCAATTTTTTAGTAATGTAATTAAAAGGGATGtcttttatgttttcttttcccTAGCAGAGGAAAAAACATTTAGGATAAATAATTCTAACATATCATTAATAGAAATTTTACGAAAAATTAGTTTATTGTTGATTTGCTTATCGGACGAAAACATTAATGAGCAAAACTTTTGTAATAATAGcacaatacatatatgtggtttatatttatataacagCTTATTATCATAtctattttcattattaacaaaaaataaaatactttttacGCATTTATTTTGGAGTAAACTAAGGAAGGCATATAACATAATTCAAGATGATCAGACCGAATTAAGTGATATTGATGATACTGGTTCGAATTATtcgtttaaaaaatttgatgaAGCAAAATCAGGAGATAGAAATTTTAACACTAAGGagtttatttttaaggatacagaatttttatttgaaagtATTGGAGAAGCAGACATAGATGCTGGAATGGAAGAGGATTTAGACGTAGATGTGGGAGAAGGGGCATATGTAGAAATGGAGGAGGAAGATAAACAAATGAGTTTACAAGGGTATGTTTACAGGAATAGTTCTAGTTCTTCTAAGAATGCGAAAAGATTTTCCAGAGATAGTGCATTTGAAAAAAGTGAATTATACGATACGCTAAACGAGATAAGTGCagacaaaaatgaaattatcaAAAATGAAGTACTATTTTATAGacatataaaaaactattttttaaacaaaaaaaagaatatgacaagaagaaaaaggaaattaagtcataattataatagtagtaataataatatgcataatCATCGATTAGATGCTATGGACAatgataaggaaaaaaaaattgtgaagTTGTTAaatactatttattttaatatatttctattaaaagataaaaaagaagaacatATAAGGAAGCTactaaaaacattaaaatgtGTGAACAACAATCTCCTTTTAAATAGTTCCGAAAATGagtataatgtatatacaatGTTATTGATGattcagaaaaaaagatacataTATCAGTCATTTTCtatgtatctttttttagatatacaggatttttttactattctAGTTGATGAACATATTTTCACATCTATTATTGATGAGTGgttaaatgatatattttatatatatcaaaattcggatgatttaaaatattttatattagcttattgtaatatattaatatatctcTGTATGTATAAACAGAAGAGGGAAATGGTTTCCCTACGTTCTAAGGTAcatactaataataataataatgaaaggaagagtaataataataacaataataataatgatgatgatgataattATGGTGCTGATTACGGTGACAGAGAAAAAggcttttgttttttgaaaGGAGAAATTAATAGCATCAATAATTTGGACAAAATTATAAGAGACATAGATAtggaatattttaatgaatatgCTATAGAACAGCTAGGAGAAAGATTacacaaaataattaatgcTATAGTTAATGTTGTTTTAATGCTTCCTATCCCGTACAAGGATAATGTAAAAGTTTTTAATAAGAACGTACTTCGTAGATTAGCACCAATATGTGGTGAAGGGGATAATATAGagcataataatttattaaaatttaatagtgAAAATAGTATGAATGACAGGAGAAGCagtaattttaaagaaatccattttaatgatttattacaaaatattgaatttatgcatgtaaataattatgaacaaaaattttacgAAAGAAAGCACAACTCGTtagaacatttttataataatgttgTTCATATTAACAAATCAGATGATTTAAAACTTTacgataaaaatatttccgtaaattattactttcaaaataatatgaacgaCGACTTTGTAAATAGATTGATATCTGAATGTAACTGTGaacattttcaaatatttatatatgtacgaaaAGCTTTTTCCCTGTTAACGCAAGAAATTATTTCCAATGAAAATCTGATTAATATAATTGGTTGTTCAGACAAGTATTACAATTTCATAAACATAATTCGGTTAGATATTTAG